The window AGGAAGGTTAGGCGAATCAATTAACTTTGCAACCCTTGATCCTTTTTTGCCTTTTCTCAGATAAATCCTAAACGTTGAAGCATGCGCTACAATGTTACCTCCAACAGGTTTAGTAGGATCACCAAAAAATTGCGCTGGATCACTGGAAACTTGGTTAGTCACATAAACAGCAAGATTATTTGTATCTGCAAGCCTTAATAATACATGCATATGCTTATTGATTTTTTGCTGTCTTTCTGCCAAAGTCCCCCTGCCGATAAATTCTGCCCTAAAATGCGCCATTAAAGAATCTACAACTAATAATCTTACATTCTGTTTATCTTTTTTTATTAAATCTTCAACTTTTTCAGCAAGCAACATTTGGTGGTCCGAATTATAAGCTCTTGCAACTTTAATTTGTTTCAACACTTGATCAAAGTCTAAACCTGCACCCTCGGCAAGTTGTTTAATCCTTTCAGGTCTAAAAGTATTTTCAGTGTCAATGTACACTGCAACAGCTTCAGGATTTTCTTTGATCATGTTAACAACTAACATATGCCCGATTTGTGTTTTACCAGAACCAAATTCACCAAAGCATTCAGTTATCGCGCCAGATTCAAACCCTCCCCCCATTAAAGTATTAAAAGCCTCAGAACCGGTAGAAATTTTTACAACTTGTAACCGCTTCTTCATGATATCTTCGCCAGATTGAAATCCCATCTTAAGATTCGCTCTTGCCGCATTAATCACTTTTTTAGCTGAAGCTTCATTCATACCAGTAGCTTCAATTAATTCGCCAGGCGTTGCAACAGCAAGGCTCATCAAATCACAAAAACCCGCAGTTTCCAACTTTTCAACCGTGGCAGGGCCAACACCAGGTAAATCTTCAAGTGTAAACTCTGTATCATTAGAACCATTATTAATTTTAATTTTTTCAGAAAATTCTTCAGTTTCTTCTTCGGCGCCTTCAACGCCCATCCGGGGAATTAATTCATCTTGATTTTCCATTTTTTCTTTAGCTCTCATTAGTATCACCTATTTTATATTTATTTGTATCTTAAAAAAGAGTAACATCGTTTCCTAAAATTATAACGCTGTATAAGCACCATAACCTGCGCTACTCATTAAAAAAAATAAAAAAAATAAAAACTTTCTAAACGGTATATTCCTCAGTAATGCTTATGGTATCTTTTAATACAGCATATTCAAACGCTTTATTGAGAACTACAACCGCTTTTGGTAAATCTGCAATCCTTAAAGTCTTAGTAGACTGCCAGTTACCCTCTTTGTCCTTATACCTCCTATCAAAAGAAATCGTTCTAAATTCTAAAGAATCCCCGTTCTTTGATTTGGTATTATTTCTCCACACTGTTGCCTGTATTGCACCAGTACTGAATTTTTTTTCTGGAATGTTAGCTCCAAAACTATTTTCGTATTTGTTTGTTTGGTTCATTTTTGAACACCTCCTTTGCTTTCGCATTTTATTTCAACAACCCCGTAGGGTCGGGAGACGTCTTGGCCAAGAACCTCTACTATATCTAAAACTTTAATTATTTATAAATCTCATCCTTAAATGTCCAGTGTCCAGTGTTTATAAAACAGCCTCTATACAAACATGTCCAGTTATCAATTGAATAATGGCTTTAAAGTAGCAAAATGCAATACATTTAGTTTAATTTATATAAAATAAAATTTTATAGGCAAATAAAAAAATATAGGCATTATTACATAAAACTAATCCCTATTGCAATAATTAAAAGTATCAAAATTAATTTCTCTCCGCCTTTTCCAGTCTCAATAAAACCACTAACATGAAACCTTGCAACTGGATAAAGAAAATTAATGCCCTTCTTAGTAATAGAATCAATTACCAAATGAGAGGCAAAACCTAAAACTAAAGCAAATGTATACTGAGGTAAAATAGAGTTTAATAAAATAAACAATCCAAAACCAAACCATATTGAATGTGTAAAACCCCTATGTTTAAACAAATAAGAAAAAATCGTTGTAATCTTTAATCCGCGATTGACCCGACTATTCGCATTATCAATATCGGGGATCATTGAACCTATTAAGACTAACAATATTTGCGACGGAATTAAATACATTCCGACTAAAAATGCAAAGGTTAGGTGTGTATAAAACAACATATATTTACCTCTGCCTCCCAAAAAATAAATTGATTTCTAAGAATATAAATCTTGTGTGATATGCCTACTGCACAATCTCTTCAACAACTTTATCCAATTTAGCTATTTCTTCATCAGGATTAGGATCCATTTCTACGCTTTGTCCAACAAATTCAATCCTATCAAACATTGTATTAAGCGAAGCCCTTCCATTAATTTTTACAATATGTCCAAGTAACTCATGTTTTGCAGGCTCAAAATCTGCAGGATTATCTTTAAAATGCATAATTTCAATTTTAGACTTATTTAATAATTGATGAAGTTGGTCTTTAAAAAATACAGTGCGCATTGTACCTGTGCCGTCATCCAATACTATATTCATTAAATATCCATAATCCGGATCAATGTTTCCATGAATTGGACAAGCTAAACCAGATTCAGCAGGTTTCATTCTTTTACTGCATTGGGGACAGACTTCATAAAATTTAGGCTCAAATATTTGTACAATAGTGCCCAACAATTCAATATTAGTATCTTCACTCATTAAATCTTTAATAAATTTACGTTGAATAATGCTGCCTGATACAGTCTTCACTTCAATACCGATTGGATTTATGACAATTTTACTTCTATCATTGAGATGAAGCTCTTTTCTCCCCATATTATTTTCTTTTACATATGCGCTTTCAACCTTTAACACATCACCTTCATTAAAATTAGAAAAAAGATTAGCTTGATCATTCCACATTACCGTCCTAATTGAACCAGATTCATCAGCTAACATAAAACTTGCAACTTTCCCAATGCCATCGTTCTTTGTAAACTCCCTCATTTCATACTTCTTAAAAACTTTACCTACAGTTTCAACACTCCTCATCCCAGCTAAAATATTTTTTATCTTTAAAATTCCGGAAGTTTGTTCAAATAATTTAATGCCTAATTCATTTGCAACAATGTGCGCTGCGCCTTCTTTAGAAATAAGCCCTGATAACTGTTGCATTTTAACATCTATTTTCTGATTGATATCTTCATCAGAAATACCTGAACCAATTTTAATTTTCTGTATAATGTCAGGTAAAGGCAGTTTAAACATCTTAATAGAAAGTGAACCCTTTACTTTTAAATATATTTAGCTTGTAGATTTTATATATTAGAATTAATAACTTTAATTTTACATTATTTTTAATAATTTCAAATATTTTAAAAGCATTGGTTTAACTGGACGTATAATCAATTTATACTAGTCCTATAATCAAACTCTCTCGCGTCTTCTGGCTTTATTCCTTTAGCAACAACTTTAAAATTAAAATAGTAACTTTTAGTTTTATCATAAGGTTCTCCCGGCCTGGATAAAGAATAAATGTTGCCTTGCACATTTTCAAAATTACTCGGCAATTCATCACCAATGCTTTTTAAAATGGCAACCTCAATTCGATTAATAGATAATCCGTATTCAGCCTGAAATAAAGATAATAGGCCTGTAAAATCAAAGACCCCCCCGTTGAAATAACTCCTAAAATCAAGCTCTGGCTTTGAAAGATCCGGAATATAAAACGCAAACTTAATATCAGGCAAACCATGTAATGTTTTATATTTTGATTTTAAACAAGAAGGCACAACCCTGCCAAAAATAGACAAAACCTTCCTAGACTCACAATCAGACCCAACAATTTGAGGATATTCTTTATCATTGTCTGGATAAATGCATTTAAAGAAATTTTCATCCTGTGTATTAAACTTGGCGCATTGTTGAATTTTTTCTTCAACCCATTTTTTTGCAAGCTCATACTCATCAAATGAATAAGGAAACTCAATTCTAAAAGAGGGGGTTACTGAATATTCTCCATTTTTAAGAAATTCCTCCCCTTCCGTATCTAATAATAATATATCTCCAAAATAAAACGGAGAAATTAATTTTTCTTTTGAAATGTGTATAAACTCTAGCCTATTTTCTAAAATTGAAATAGTAACAGGAACAACTTTGAATGAGTTTAATTTAGGTTCTAA is drawn from Candidatus Woesearchaeota archaeon and contains these coding sequences:
- the radA gene encoding DNA repair and recombination protein RadA; the encoded protein is MRAKEKMENQDELIPRMGVEGAEEETEEFSEKIKINNGSNDTEFTLEDLPGVGPATVEKLETAGFCDLMSLAVATPGELIEATGMNEASAKKVINAARANLKMGFQSGEDIMKKRLQVVKISTGSEAFNTLMGGGFESGAITECFGEFGSGKTQIGHMLVVNMIKENPEAVAVYIDTENTFRPERIKQLAEGAGLDFDQVLKQIKVARAYNSDHQMLLAEKVEDLIKKDKQNVRLLVVDSLMAHFRAEFIGRGTLAERQQKINKHMHVLLRLADTNNLAVYVTNQVSSDPAQFFGDPTKPVGGNIVAHASTFRIYLRKGKKGSRVAKLIDSPNLPDGEVAFFVETTGLKDFGKY
- a CDS encoding metal-dependent hydrolase; the protein is MLFYTHLTFAFLVGMYLIPSQILLVLIGSMIPDIDNANSRVNRGLKITTIFSYLFKHRGFTHSIWFGFGLFILLNSILPQYTFALVLGFASHLVIDSITKKGINFLYPVARFHVSGFIETGKGGEKLILILLIIAIGISFM